One genomic segment of Coffea arabica cultivar ET-39 chromosome 6e, Coffea Arabica ET-39 HiFi, whole genome shotgun sequence includes these proteins:
- the LOC113695249 gene encoding uncharacterized protein produces the protein MELDDDHNPASPHSLKSKLKDSLCFYCCFRRHHHGHRQVLDSPTGPPTPPLPSDDKPTLLWLKARKAHDLKDDIKDKCMMVFGRVGNGINRQHKRHPSAEFRYDPLSYSLNFEDGFDEDDEYPLRNFSARLPPSQPVEALPAVREIAAISCR, from the coding sequence ATGGAATTGGATGACGATCACAACCCAGCCTCTCCACATTCACTCAAATCCAAGCTCAAAGACTCGCTCTGCTTCTACTGCTGCTTCCGCCGCCACCACCACGGCCATCGCCAGGTTCTAGACTCTCCAACGGGACCGCCAACACCTCCTCTGCCGTCAGATGACAAGCCCACTTTGCTCTGGCTGAAAGCAAGGAAGGCCCATGATTTGAAAGACGATATAAAGGACAAGTGCATGATGGTTTTCGGCCGCGTTGGAAATGGAATCAACAGGCAACATAAAAGACACCCGTCTGCTGAATTCAGATACGACCCGCTGAGTTATTCGCTGAATTTCGAAGATGGGTTCGACGAGGACGATGAATATCCGTTGAGGAATTTCTCCGCCAGGCTTCCTCCTTCCCAGCCAGTTGAAGCCTTGCCTGCTGTAAGAGAAATCGCAGCTATTAGCTGCAGATGA
- the LOC113697160 gene encoding uncharacterized protein produces the protein MVYTYTPTYYSSLQDSIASLCKNILPFSFKKRRLPAIAAAEQRLSKQQADNLKWQQDSFHQILKLMGLCKEGILPETEVSAFRSHLLDTLIASPLDHEHSSILRDKLLFLQELLYAKCISEDEYHSSKRPLLQRLAVQGAEIEARDIIVGAQKESSDEVWSVIDLKDEKCIVGKEGSNLKKKQKQGSAMKQIKGGAVSVMGFGSSNKGATTKEDKGLTAPGGENSRPADRRYEVELSTENPFWNSQFREKESETKSILMSESLPNESEKVEKQSGGDKGKRKPFRTLFQREQKEGHVSTNGDNGCGSEEKTKSGKKQWGFEGFKKWKKNDSDDETAPLALNEKSNCGIYNSQLVQSPVGEGPDTKQIKRKLHPDGAPSDFFVDKVLEDNIKKKLSQIRSELDAKNHNVHLSDDQIEAVSTRLPVDKADLKQFFPKSWCDQYGDVVLDVVRKEFKDHVGQVSVGREKHSSKRWTTFDDDENCHPNLFAPEENFFHMKQDKSNALKKDHLYAAAAANSSIEKGFKYNPFFDI, from the exons ATGGTTTACACATACACTCCTACATATTacagttcactccaagattcaATAGCCTCTTTGTGCAAAAATatccttccattttctttcaagaaaagGCGGTTGCCTGCAATCGCTGCAGCTGAGCAGAGGCTATCAAAGCAGCAGGCTGACAACTTGAAATGGCAGCAAGATTCATTCCACCAGATACTCAAATTAATGGGCCTCTGCAAGGAAGGGATTTTGCCCGAAACAGAGGTCTCTGCTTTTAGATCACATCTATTAGATACCCTTATTGCTTCACCACTTGACCATGAACATTCTTCAATTTTGAGGGATAAATTGCTCTTCTTGCAG GAGCTACTGTATGCAAAATGCATATCAGAAGATGAGTATCATTCGTCGAAAAGGCCTTTGTTACAGAGGTTAGCAGTTCAAGGAGCTGAAATTGAGGCAAGAGATATAATTGTTGGTGCTCAGAAAGAGAGTTCAGATGAAGTGTGGTCTGTGATAGATTTGAAAGACGAGAAGTGTATTGTTGGCAAAGAAGGctcaaatttgaagaaaaaacaaaagcaagGTTCAGCGATGAAGCAAATCAAAGGGGGGGCTGTATCTGTAATGGGCTTTGGATCGTCAAATAAAGGTGCAACAACTAAGGAAGATAAGGGTTTAACTGCTCCGGGTGGTGAAAACAGTAGACCAGCTGATAGAAGGTATGAAGTTGAACTTTCTACGGAGAATCCTTTCTGGAATAGTCAGTTCAGGGAGAAAGAAAGTGAAACAAAATCTATTCTCATGTCAGAGAGTTTGCCAAATGAATCCGAAAAAGTTGAGAAGCAAAGTGGAGGTgacaaagggaaaagaaaacccTTCAGAACTCTATTTCAGAGAGAGCAAAAAGAGGGACATGTGAGCACTAACGGGGATAATGGCTGTGGTTCTGAGGAAAAAACCAAATCAGGAAAGAAGCAATGGGGATTTGAAGGattcaagaaatggaagaaaaatgaCTCTGATGACGAAACTGCTCCATTGGCACTAAATGAGAAGTCAAATTGTGGAATTTATAATTCACAACTTGTCCAAAGCCCCGTTGGCGAGGGACCAGACACCAAGCAAATTAAGAGGAAGCTGCACCCAGATGGTGCACCTTCAGATTTCTTTGTTGATAAG GTTTTGGAagataatataaaaaagaagCTGTCGCAAATTCGATCAGAACTTGATGCCAAAAATCATAATGTTCATTTGTC AGATGACCAAATTGAAGCAGTTTCTACTAGGCTTCCAGTTGACAAGGCTGATCTAAAACAGTTCTTTCCCAA GTCATGGTGCGATCAGTACGGTGATGTCGTTTTGGATGTGGTGAGGAAGGAATTCAAGGACCATGTTGGACAAGTGAGTGTTGGTAGGGAAAAGCACAGCTCCAAGAGATGGACAACATTTGATGATGATGAAAATTGTCACCCCAATCTCTTTGCTCCAGAGGAAAACTTCTTCCACATGAAGCAAGACAAATCCAATGCTTTGAAGAAGGATCATCTgtatgctgctgctgctgccaaCAGCAGTATTGAGAAAGGCTTCAAATATAATCCCTTCTTTGATATTTAG
- the LOC113697161 gene encoding uncharacterized protein, with product MAGMLPGVEVARRRRFHQSGGWLDSSSASPSGHCSTRRSSFCLYVSNHESPLSSSTSIVPRSSISQAYCDQKLNDAAREAKQRLDGRLRAQWKSETKRGHSGRQRSRQSENRPTEVRELQTEVSGVKKSGSKRFSWVKLSWKSSEQDECAVCLEEFRAEEKLMQLACAHRFHSGCLVPWLENNAHCPCCRTEIVL from the exons ATGGCTGGGATGCTTCCTGGAGTAGAAGTTGCAAGGAGGAGGAGGTTTCATCAAAGTGGAGGATGGCTTGATTCTTCCAGTGCTTCACCTTCTGGTCATTGTTCAACTAGAAGGTCTTCTTTTTGTCTATATGTCAGCAACCATGAATCCCCTCTCAGCTCAAGCACATCTATTGTG CCCAGGAGCTCAATAAGCCAGGCATACTGTGATCAGAAGCTGAATGATGCAGCCAGAGAAGCCAAACAAAGGTTGGATGGGAGGCTAAGAGCACAATGGAAATCAGAAACCAAaag GGGTCATAGCGGCCGACAAAGATCAAGACAATCGGAAAACAGGCCTACAGAGGTAAGAGAGTTGCAAACAGAGGTGTCGGGGGTAAAGAAAAGCGGATCGAAGAGGTTCAGTTGGGTGAAGCTAAGCTGGAAGTCATCTGAACAGGACGAATGTGCTGTGTGTTTGGAGGAATTTAGGGCAGAGGAGAAGCTAATGCAGTTAGCCTGCGCCCACAGGTTCCATTCAGGATGTTTGGTGCCATGGCTCGAGAACAATGCCCACTGTCCTTGTTGCAGAACGGAAATTGTCCTATAA